Part of the Bdellovibrionales bacterium genome is shown below.
ACAATGAGTGGCCAGTGGATAAATGAAATTCCATCCTACACGGTCTTTCTTGAGCATATAATTGTTTTGGAAACAAAAATCCGCGAGGAAGTGCTTCACTTGGAAAACTAAAAATAAAATGAAAACGAAATCGATGGGGGCGAAGCTCATGGAGCCTTCTCAATTCCGTACTCCCGATTTTTCATGGGAACCGCGATCTCTTCATAGAGTTGTCGTGCAGCACGGGAGATTTCGGCAAAAGCTTGCTCTTGTTTTTTTCGGTCTGCATCTCGATTTTCCACTTTTTTGAGATACTCGGGAAGAAGATGATCATTGCCGTAAATGGGACGTTTAAATGAAGCTCGAGCACGCTCGAGGCGCTCCTCGTAGTCTCGGCGCTTTTGCTTTTGAGCGTCAGAGGTTTTTAGGCGTTCAGCGTTACTCGCCTCGCGGCGCTGGGTCCACTCCTGAAAACCCTTTTCTTTACGTCGATAGGCGGCCTCTGACATTGGTTCCGCGCTCAAAGGAGAAACTCCTAGGAGAGCCGTCAGAATCACAATGTAAAACGCAGATGTTTTGAGCATCATCACCTCGTTCCATTATCGGCACATGGCTCAATAAATTGTAGTATTAAACCCTCGACAAAACACCAGCTCTACCGCTAAATTCGACAGCTCTGGACTATCGTGCAAGTCGCACTGGTCCTAAATATGAGGGTATTTATGATGGATGTTTTACTAGCCCTTGCTGTCAGTTCGGCAAGTTTTTTAATCAAAGCCATAATCGTTGTAGCCGCCATTCTTATCGTCATGGCATTTGCGATGAAAAACAAAGATACCGATTCCATTTCCGTAAAAGATCTCAATAAAAAATTTAAAAATTATAAAAATCTGATGATGGCCGCCCTTCTTGATAAAAAGAAATTAAAGAAGGAACTTAAACTTCAATCCAAAGCCGATAAATCCCTCGCTACCGAAGATAAGCCAACCACTTACGTGATTCATTTTAAAGGTGACGTGAAGGCTTCAGCGGTCGATTCTTTACGTGAATCGGTCACCGCAATTTTAACTGTGGCTAAAGAGTCTGATGAAGTAGTTTTGTGTTTAGAAAGTCCTGGAGGAATGGTGCACGGCTATGGGCTCGCCGCCAGCCAACTTCAGCGACTAAAAGAGGCACGCCTTCGCCTCACCGTTTGTGTCGACAAGGTCGCGGCCAGCGGTGGTTATATGATGGCTTGTCTGGCCGATCAGATCATCGCGGCACCCTTCGCTATCCTAGGTTCTGTGGGCGTTGTGGCCAATGTTCCGAACTTTAATCGCAAACTTAAAAATAATGATGTGGACTACTATCAAATCACTGCCGGCAAATACAAACGCACAATCTCGATCCTGGGCGAAATCACGCAAGACGGTTTAGAGAAGTTTAAAGAAGAGCTAGAAGAAACACACGTTCTCTTTAAGAATCACGTCAAAAAGTTTAGGCCTCAAATCGATATCGAAAAAATTGCCACCGGCGAACATTGGTATGGAGAACAATCCCTTGAGCTCAAACTGATCGATAAACTCGGCACGAGTGATGATTATCTGCTCACTCAGAGCGCGACCCGTCAATTGAAAGAAGTCGAATACAAAATTAAAAAAGGTTTAAAAGATAAGTTATCTGATGGTCTTGTGGGAATCTACGAAAGAACTCTCGATTTTATGATGGATCGGAACCAATCCTTTTTTCACTAAATTCACGGACATAAGCAATGCCATCCGCGCGGACTTAACACCGACTCCACCGGCACGCTTTTGCGGTAGGCAATGTAATTTGGTGGTTCCCATAACGGAAGCTCTTCTCCGTCCGCAACGCTGATTAATGACGGTCCCCAAAAGTTCTTAACGATTCGTTTTACGATAAATCCACTTTGAATTAAAAAATTTATGGCCGCGGATTTATGGCCGCTAAAATCTTCGAAAAGCACCATTTTTGTTTCGCTCAAAACTCGGTGTCCGCCCTCAAACACCGCGAGCTCATGACCTTCGACGTCGATTTTGATCAGATCGATTTTTTCACTCTTAAAAACCTCGTCGAGAGTTTGTGTTCGAATCTTTAAACATTCACTATCTTTTTGCGCTTCGAGAGACGCCACTCCCTCATTTTTTGCGAAATCTTTCGGGATAAACAGAACGCTGTCTCCGGCTTTGTTTGAAAGTGCGATATTGTGGAGGGTGCAGTTGTCGGTCTTAGAAATATTATGTTTCAACTTTTGGAAGATTTCGGGATGCGGTTCAAAACTAAAGACTTTTCCCTGAGATTCCACCTTTGCGCTCAGGAGTAAAGAGAAGTATCCGACGTTAGCACCGATATCTAAGACTCGCATTCCCGGTTCCGCCAATCTCCATAAACACTCACTGAGACTAAGGTCATACACTCCAAAATGAAAAAGTGATTTTCCGATGGTCTCCCGGGGATTCACCAAGATCTCACCTCCCCAAGGGAGAGTCACTCGACCTTCGTGCGGAGGCTCTTTCCACAAGTAGGATATACGTCGAGGAATCTGTCGCGGATTAAATAGATATTCTGGCTTTTTTAGTATTCGAGTGAGCATAAATCCTAAATAAAATTGAACAATTTGCCGAAAAACAAACGATGCTGATACGAGTTTTCACATACCTTATTCTGATTCTAGTCCCGATTTGGGCTCAGGCTCAACAGTATGGTGACTCCTTTATGAATAAACCTCGACTTCTTTCTTTAGATGCGAAGTATTCAATGTATGATGATGTTCAAAATGATCCCAACCAACCCCGAAAAGAAATCGCAGATCAGGTCGCCGTCAGTGCGAATATCCGCTTCTATAGAATCTTTAGTTTGTGCGCGCTTTTCAATCAGTCTCTCGACAGTGAGGTCGATCAAGTTCGATCCTTTGGCTTAGGTTTTCGTGTGGATCTGCCCGGTATTTTCTTTTTGGGTGGATCACCTACGGAGCTTATTCGCAAACGAAAGCGCCGGGATATCAACACGTATTTCCAATGGTCCAAACTCCAAGTTCAAGAGCCCGCCGCCGAAAAGTATGTGGCTGATCGCATGGCCTTTGGTCTCGATGGATTTATTACCGGCGATTTTTATTTAAATTTTGAAGTGGCTCTTTATTCTCACCAGGGAAATCAGTTTTTCTCCCCCGGCGTAGGAATAGGTTATGAGTTTTAGGGTGAATTCATCATCGAAAGCAGACTAAAATAAAGTGAGAGATAATGACAGAAACTAACAAGAAAATACCAATGAAAAATAAAGTCCAAGAGCTTTCGGACCGTCGTGCATTTATGTTCGCCGCGATTGAAGTCCTTCGCGCTAAAAAAGCATTTCTGATTCTCACATGTACGCTGGCCGTCACTGGGACCTTCTTAGGACATTACACTCAAAAAACTGAATACAGCACCTCGGCCACTCTTTTTGTTCAATCCATCGAAGAACCTACGGCCGCTGAATATTTATTAAACCAACATGTTGGGCGAGCGGCCAAATCCGAGCGCATCGAAACTTATATGCGTTATTTGAGCTCCGACACCTTCTTCCTCTCTGTGGCTCAAAAAATTAAGTTTCATCCCGACTACGCAAATCTTAACTTCACCTCAGTTCAGAACCAATCGATCTTGTCGGTCGGGTTTTGGAAGAACCTGATGGCTGGACCGACAGAGAGTAAAGATATCGAACTTTCAATTGATGATATCGAAGGTCGTGTGAAACAAATGGTTTCCTACGATAGCGACTATAGCCACTTCGTTTACATCAAAACAAAAACCCTAGATCCGCGGACGGCCCAAGTGGTCGCTAACGTCATCGCTGAGGAATTTGTATCCATGACGAATGCCCGAGGTCTAGAAGAAATTGAGCACATTCAGGCTTTCGTTAAAGGAAAACTTGAAGAGACTCAGGAACGCCTTAAAACGAACGAAGTGGAATTGATCGACTTTAAAAAGAAAAATAGTATTATTTCGACCGACACTAGCTCCAGTCTGTTGGCTGATCGTTATACCAAAATTGCATCGGAACTTGAATCTTCTAAACTTCAATACGAAGAGAATCAAAAGCTTCTCGACTACTTCGAAAAGGGTCAAAAATCAAATATCGAAAGTATTTCCGAGAATCCTAAAGAACTTAACGGGGTTAAAGAGACATCGATTGTCCTTCAGAGAAAACTTGAGCAGCTCAAAAGACAAAAGAGTGTGATCCTTGCTCAAGAGGATAAATCCCAAGAATGGCGCTTAGAGGCCCTCGATAAGGAAATCAACCGCACGGCTCAAGCCTTTCGTCATTATGCGGGCAAGCTTAATAATGAAAGTATTTTTGCGTATATGAATCCGCAAAAAATTCAAATGAAGATCAATGAGCTTAAAGAAGAAAACCAAATTCTCAAGAGCAAGATCAGCACGCACACTAAAGCTATGGCCGAAATTAAGGAGCAGGTGGAAAACATCCCATCTATGGCTCAAAAACAATTCTTTTTCGAAAACAATTTAAAGCTCGAAAACGAAAACTATACGAACCTAAAAAATAAACTGATGGAACTAGAAATCCAAAGACTCTCTTTAAAGAAAGAGATTCGCGTCGACCAAGCCGCAAGTCTACCCGGCGCAGTTCCCAAAGGGTCTTTAACGCTAAAGCTCCTTTTTTCATTTTTCGCCTCTATGCTATTTGGTGTTGGGATCATTATTGGAATCGAAGCCATTGATCCGACCATCAAGCACCGCTCCGATCTCGGTGAATGCGGCGTTGAGTTTATCGGCGACATCCCACTTATCCCGGAGATGAACTCCGGTCCTAAAAAGACATTTAAGGCTTCGCATAAACTGGTCTGTCTCAATACGCCAGAGTCTCTCGAGGCCATGGC
Proteins encoded:
- the sohB gene encoding protease SohB, translated to MMDVLLALAVSSASFLIKAIIVVAAILIVMAFAMKNKDTDSISVKDLNKKFKNYKNLMMAALLDKKKLKKELKLQSKADKSLATEDKPTTYVIHFKGDVKASAVDSLRESVTAILTVAKESDEVVLCLESPGGMVHGYGLAASQLQRLKEARLRLTVCVDKVAASGGYMMACLADQIIAAPFAILGSVGVVANVPNFNRKLKNNDVDYYQITAGKYKRTISILGEITQDGLEKFKEELEETHVLFKNHVKKFRPQIDIEKIATGEHWYGEQSLELKLIDKLGTSDDYLLTQSATRQLKEVEYKIKKGLKDKLSDGLVGIYERTLDFMMDRNQSFFH
- a CDS encoding FkbM family methyltransferase; amino-acid sequence: MLTRILKKPEYLFNPRQIPRRISYLWKEPPHEGRVTLPWGGEILVNPRETIGKSLFHFGVYDLSLSECLWRLAEPGMRVLDIGANVGYFSLLLSAKVESQGKVFSFEPHPEIFQKLKHNISKTDNCTLHNIALSNKAGDSVLFIPKDFAKNEGVASLEAQKDSECLKIRTQTLDEVFKSEKIDLIKIDVEGHELAVFEGGHRVLSETKMVLFEDFSGHKSAAINFLIQSGFIVKRIVKNFWGPSLISVADGEELPLWEPPNYIAYRKSVPVESVLSPRGWHCLCP
- a CDS encoding polysaccharide biosynthesis tyrosine autokinase, whose protein sequence is MKNKVQELSDRRAFMFAAIEVLRAKKAFLILTCTLAVTGTFLGHYTQKTEYSTSATLFVQSIEEPTAAEYLLNQHVGRAAKSERIETYMRYLSSDTFFLSVAQKIKFHPDYANLNFTSVQNQSILSVGFWKNLMAGPTESKDIELSIDDIEGRVKQMVSYDSDYSHFVYIKTKTLDPRTAQVVANVIAEEFVSMTNARGLEEIEHIQAFVKGKLEETQERLKTNEVELIDFKKKNSIISTDTSSSLLADRYTKIASELESSKLQYEENQKLLDYFEKGQKSNIESISENPKELNGVKETSIVLQRKLEQLKRQKSVILAQEDKSQEWRLEALDKEINRTAQAFRHYAGKLNNESIFAYMNPQKIQMKINELKEENQILKSKISTHTKAMAEIKEQVENIPSMAQKQFFFENNLKLENENYTNLKNKLMELEIQRLSLKKEIRVDQAASLPGAVPKGSLTLKLLFSFFASMLFGVGIIIGIEAIDPTIKHRSDLGECGVEFIGDIPLIPEMNSGPKKTFKASHKLVCLNTPESLEAMAFKYIRARIESMRYKFKKEHQVISISSSAVHDGKSFVTANLAVSLSQLKRKTLLIDCDLRRPSQNSYFEVSPQFGLVDLLDMKKNLDEVLMKDTLPYLDYLPAGFCSQNSTEYISSEKFRALISYLRDQYDYVIIDTPPTFAAVDASVLAAFSDIPILICNFRETKKHELHEAYSQLLQVSYKQVYGIINKAILSTTRFHYYGYHSYSKSEKANVGSLSSLSENSSDIQKFLDNLKTKSS